A region from the Nocardia terpenica genome encodes:
- a CDS encoding NAD(P)/FAD-dependent oxidoreductase — protein sequence MSAVVIAGAGITGLITAVRCARAGHRVTVVDRGPIPNQGSSSFDQHRVLRALTAENTGAAAALHRRWLGLQALLGGRFYRRVGVVSGWPAEHADAARDAADRAGVRIAVLEPDRLPHIVFPEGYLGVRELDAGVLLAERVLHAAVRWLRGHPAVTLRPWTEVVGVDTAAARLDLADGGCLAGDLVLVAAGAWTRDLVRTDTEVHRQTIVYVRPPAELERWWQHAPTAGGVGDDGTGWLLPPGDGTLLKLSSTTMCRTVSTLAEPDDLDRATADHCRERLLAGPRRYPIVAIKHCHYTVDARTGGAALERVGPAVWARAAVGGDGFRTAPLIADRIAELAATPLAA from the coding sequence ATGAGCGCGGTCGTCATCGCGGGGGCCGGGATCACCGGGCTGATCACGGCGGTCCGGTGCGCCCGCGCCGGGCATCGGGTCACGGTCGTGGACCGCGGCCCCATCCCGAACCAGGGGTCGAGCTCGTTCGACCAGCATCGGGTGCTGCGCGCGTTGACGGCCGAGAACACCGGCGCGGCAGCGGCATTGCACCGCCGCTGGCTGGGCCTGCAGGCGCTGCTCGGCGGCCGCTTCTACCGCCGTGTCGGGGTGGTCTCCGGGTGGCCCGCCGAGCACGCCGACGCGGCCCGCGACGCCGCCGACCGGGCCGGGGTGCGGATCGCCGTGCTGGAGCCGGATCGGTTGCCGCACATCGTGTTCCCGGAAGGGTATCTCGGCGTGCGGGAGCTGGACGCCGGGGTGCTGCTGGCCGAACGGGTGCTGCACGCGGCCGTGCGCTGGCTGCGCGGGCATCCGGCGGTCACGCTGCGGCCGTGGACGGAGGTGGTCGGCGTGGACACCGCCGCCGCCCGCCTGGATCTGGCCGACGGTGGTTGTCTCGCAGGCGATCTCGTGCTCGTGGCCGCGGGGGCGTGGACCCGCGACCTGGTGCGCACCGATACCGAGGTGCACCGGCAGACCATCGTCTACGTGCGCCCGCCCGCCGAGCTGGAGCGCTGGTGGCAGCACGCGCCGACCGCGGGCGGGGTCGGCGACGACGGCACCGGCTGGCTGCTGCCGCCCGGCGACGGCACGCTGCTCAAGCTGAGCTCCACCACCATGTGCCGGACCGTGTCCACCCTGGCCGAGCCCGACGACCTCGACCGCGCCACCGCCGACCACTGCCGGGAACGCCTGCTCGCCGGGCCCCGGCGCTACCCGATCGTCGCGATCAAACACTGCCACTACACCGTCGACGCCCGCACCGGCGGCGCCGCCCTGGAACGGGTCGGCCCGGCCGTGTGGGCACGCGCGGCCGTCGGCGGCGACGGCTTCCGTACCGCCCCGCTGATAGCCGACCGCATCGCCGAACTGGCCGCCACCCCCCTCGCGGCCTGA
- a CDS encoding ATP-grasp domain-containing protein: MTTNDALLAIGSGLHLYREYLVRSAHARARALGLDLVLLNNIEPTWQRDYFDDITVANLFDHAILAERAREIAARRTIVGVMCWDEPLVQPAADLAEEFGVPGLSADGVRGCRDKNRTRSVLTAAGQLQPRFELTHTVEQARAAAARIGYPVVVKPQALGASMGVILAADADELDAAFGVAAGASAIGDEPYRGTAIVEEYAAGPEISIDAAVYKGEYLPMFVARKRTGLEPYFEEVGHIVDAADPLLRHAALLDTLARAHRELGVENGITHSEVKLTDRGPLIIEINGRLGGDLIPFLGKIATGIDPGEVLVDIATGRRPTLTPTRNAVAGIRFGYPERDCVARAVRVPEHAPGLVTAAAMVEPGAELRLPPGGYIARHSFVVCEASDPQRCDALLDAAAALVEVDGEPLEPLAAGATFTLPAGLLDADK, translated from the coding sequence ATGACCACCAACGACGCGTTGCTCGCGATCGGCAGCGGGCTGCATCTGTATCGGGAGTACCTGGTGCGCTCCGCGCATGCGCGGGCCCGCGCGCTGGGCCTGGATCTGGTGCTGCTCAACAACATCGAACCGACCTGGCAGCGCGACTACTTCGACGACATCACCGTCGCCAACCTGTTCGATCACGCCATCCTCGCCGAGCGGGCGCGCGAGATCGCGGCCCGCCGCACCATCGTCGGGGTGATGTGCTGGGACGAGCCGCTGGTGCAGCCCGCCGCCGATCTGGCCGAGGAGTTCGGCGTGCCGGGCCTGAGCGCCGACGGCGTGCGCGGCTGCCGCGACAAGAACCGCACCCGCTCGGTGCTCACCGCGGCCGGGCAGCTGCAGCCGCGATTCGAGCTGACCCACACCGTCGAACAGGCCCGGGCCGCCGCCGCGCGGATCGGATACCCGGTCGTGGTGAAGCCGCAGGCGCTGGGCGCCAGCATGGGCGTGATCCTGGCCGCCGACGCGGACGAGCTGGACGCGGCCTTCGGGGTGGCGGCGGGCGCCAGCGCCATCGGCGACGAGCCCTACCGCGGCACCGCCATCGTGGAGGAGTACGCGGCGGGCCCGGAGATCAGCATCGACGCCGCGGTGTACAAGGGCGAGTATCTGCCGATGTTCGTGGCGCGCAAGCGAACCGGGCTGGAACCGTACTTCGAGGAGGTCGGCCACATCGTCGACGCCGCCGATCCGCTGCTGCGGCACGCCGCCCTGCTCGACACGCTGGCCCGCGCGCACCGGGAACTCGGCGTGGAGAACGGCATCACGCACAGCGAGGTCAAGCTCACCGATCGCGGCCCGCTGATCATCGAGATCAACGGTCGCCTGGGCGGCGACCTGATCCCGTTCCTCGGCAAGATCGCCACCGGCATCGACCCGGGCGAGGTGCTGGTCGACATCGCCACCGGCCGCCGCCCCACCCTCACCCCGACCCGGAATGCGGTGGCGGGCATCCGATTCGGCTATCCGGAGCGCGACTGCGTGGCGCGCGCGGTGCGGGTGCCCGAGCACGCCCCGGGCCTGGTCACCGCCGCCGCCATGGTGGAGCCGGGCGCCGAATTGCGGCTTCCCCCCGGCGGTTACATCGCCCGGCACTCGTTCGTGGTGTGCGAGGCGTCGGACCCGCAGCGCTGCGACGCCCTGCTCGATGCCGCCGCCGCCCTGGTCGAGGTGGACGGCGAACCGCTCGAACCACTCGCCGCCGGTGCGACGTTCACGCTCCCGGCCGGACTCCTGGACGCCGACAAATGA
- a CDS encoding FAD-binding oxidoreductase, translated as MNGLQELVAGRLHYPGDAGFAAATAPFNKRYADVRPAAALSVRDAADVSRALVWARECGVSIVPRGGGHSYAGYSTGTGLVLDLRALDRIRVDADAGLVTVGGGARGGAMYAALERSNLAFPLGNSDEVGIGGLTLGGGVAAVSRAFGLTCDTLVETEIVLADGSIRVCNATENADLFWACRGGGGGNFGVNTSFTFQAVEPRPSSTVLLLWEWRYAREVLAAMQEVMAAAPDEFAARIGAARAGNDPALVSVVGQHLGPATELRELLAPALATAPPLRCAIEDATYWEAKDFLHHETSGDPFAVRTRTTPKPLAEAGVEAIVAAVDRWPGSGNPDGGGVALFTWGGAINRIPVSDTAFPHRDVLFLISMDTSWSTTDPAHTVWSNLEWLDGLHEEMAAHATPSSYLNFTDPSLTDWRTAYYGPNHTRLAQIKRRYDPHRVFDFPQAV; from the coding sequence GTGAACGGGCTGCAGGAGCTCGTCGCGGGCCGCCTGCACTATCCGGGTGACGCCGGATTCGCGGCGGCCACCGCGCCGTTCAACAAGCGCTACGCCGATGTCCGCCCGGCCGCGGCGCTGTCGGTGCGCGATGCCGCCGACGTGTCGCGCGCCCTGGTCTGGGCGCGGGAGTGCGGGGTGTCGATCGTGCCGCGCGGCGGTGGCCACAGCTATGCGGGCTACTCCACCGGCACCGGCCTGGTGCTGGATCTGCGGGCGCTCGACCGGATCCGCGTCGACGCCGACGCCGGGCTGGTGACGGTGGGCGGCGGGGCCCGCGGCGGCGCGATGTACGCGGCGCTGGAGCGCAGCAATCTGGCGTTCCCGCTGGGCAATTCGGACGAGGTCGGGATCGGCGGGCTGACCCTGGGCGGCGGCGTGGCGGCGGTGTCGCGCGCGTTCGGGCTGACCTGCGACACGCTCGTCGAGACCGAGATCGTGCTCGCCGACGGCAGCATCCGGGTGTGCAACGCGACCGAGAACGCGGATCTGTTCTGGGCGTGCCGGGGTGGTGGTGGCGGCAATTTCGGCGTCAACACCTCGTTCACCTTCCAGGCCGTCGAGCCGCGGCCGAGTTCGACGGTGCTGCTGCTGTGGGAGTGGCGGTATGCCCGCGAGGTGCTGGCGGCGATGCAGGAGGTGATGGCGGCCGCGCCGGACGAGTTCGCCGCTCGCATCGGCGCGGCCCGCGCGGGCAACGACCCCGCCCTGGTGTCGGTGGTGGGCCAGCACCTCGGTCCCGCAACGGAATTGCGCGAGCTGCTGGCCCCGGCGCTGGCGACCGCGCCGCCGCTGCGCTGCGCCATCGAGGACGCCACCTACTGGGAGGCCAAGGATTTCCTGCACCACGAGACCTCCGGCGACCCGTTCGCGGTGCGCACCCGCACCACGCCGAAACCGTTGGCGGAGGCGGGAGTCGAGGCCATCGTCGCCGCGGTGGACCGCTGGCCCGGCAGCGGCAACCCCGACGGCGGCGGCGTGGCCCTGTTCACCTGGGGCGGCGCGATCAACCGAATCCCGGTCTCCGACACCGCGTTCCCGCACCGCGACGTGCTGTTCCTGATCTCCATGGACACCTCGTGGAGCACCACCGACCCCGCCCACACGGTCTGGTCCAACCTGGAATGGCTGGACGGCCTGCACGAGGAGATGGCCGCCCACGCCACCCCCTCCTCCTACCTCAACTTCACCGACCCCTCCCTCACCGACTGGCGCACCGCCTACTACGGCCCCAACCACACCCGCCTGGCCCAAATCAAACGCCGCTACGACCCCCACCGCGTCTTCGACTTCCCCCAGGCGGTATGA
- a CDS encoding flavin reductase family protein produces MPIPAGSQIAEPAVTWAEFDWDLTPFTVPPIPLAIPVAAPGQKHAGDIENRHAGDTVGPSDEHSGSPGDAPPVGPGHTPLIGPGVLLAGASPRTTTHPGPGADLRAVMRNFATGVAIATTYADRPEGRVHDAVTINSLTSLSLDPPLIAISMKRGSRFGAGLAESRVWAVSILGGAALRTAGVFAKPHAARAEALAALPTRPGPRTGALLLDAPGWLECVLERSVEVGDHTLFVGEVVAAGAHDVGDRLVFLQGRFHVVDHIPDHRPGGIA; encoded by the coding sequence ATGCCCATCCCCGCAGGCAGCCAAATAGCCGAACCCGCAGTAACCTGGGCCGAATTCGACTGGGACCTCACCCCTTTCACGGTGCCCCCCATCCCTCTCGCCATACCGGTCGCGGCCCCCGGCCAAAAGCACGCCGGGGACATAGAGAACCGGCACGCCGGGGACACTGTCGGCCCCAGCGACGAGCACTCCGGCAGCCCCGGCGACGCTCCCCCCGTCGGCCCCGGCCACACTCCTCTCATCGGCCCCGGCGTGCTTTTGGCCGGGGCCTCACCCCGCACGACCACACACCCCGGGCCGGGGGCCGACCTGCGGGCGGTCATGCGGAATTTCGCGACGGGCGTGGCGATTGCCACCACCTACGCCGACCGGCCGGAGGGTCGCGTCCATGATGCGGTCACCATCAACTCCCTGACCTCGTTGTCGCTGGATCCGCCGCTGATCGCGATCTCGATGAAGCGCGGGTCGCGGTTCGGGGCGGGGCTGGCCGAGAGCCGGGTGTGGGCGGTGTCGATTCTCGGGGGCGCGGCATTGCGGACCGCGGGGGTGTTCGCCAAGCCGCACGCGGCGCGGGCCGAGGCGTTGGCGGCGCTGCCCACCCGGCCCGGGCCGCGGACCGGTGCGCTGCTGCTGGACGCGCCGGGCTGGCTGGAATGCGTCCTCGAGCGCAGCGTCGAGGTGGGTGACCACACGCTGTTCGTCGGGGAGGTGGTGGCGGCCGGTGCGCACGACGTGGGCGACCGGCTCGTCTTCCTGCAGGGCCGATTCCACGTCGTCGACCACATTCCCGACCATCGCCCAGGAGGCATCGCATGA
- a CDS encoding acyl-CoA dehydrogenase family protein, translating into MTIVDEPRTTETRSPDAAEILARAQAVAPLLRERAEEIERQRRLPADVVELLRDTGVFRMGFGKHWGGPELTSIEQTEVIEALAYGDASAGWCAMIGSDTGLYANFLAEPVAREMFPSLDMATAGLLFPVGRAEIVPGGYRLTGRWQFGSGITHADWVVSGAFLYRDGKPEPGADGDPHDSRLMMVPRAEVEVIDTWHTTGLSGSGSCDYTITDVFVPEEHTLVFSTVHGPTGPLAQPEVHMRNMPGVPLGVARAALDHVRAESAARADDYRLQVTLADCEADLHATRAGVYTAMRREWEVLSGGGTLDDLTPEERAALPLSRLHAFRTARSIVQRLYDLRQTAAIYRPNPLDRWLRDTTTMCQHVVAQDRILQSAGAHLTGGTPSFRLCLGITG; encoded by the coding sequence ATGACCATCGTCGACGAACCCCGCACCACCGAGACCCGCAGCCCCGACGCCGCGGAGATCCTGGCCCGCGCCCAGGCGGTGGCCCCGCTGCTGCGCGAGCGCGCCGAGGAGATCGAGCGGCAGCGGCGGCTGCCCGCCGATGTGGTGGAACTGCTGCGCGACACCGGCGTCTTCCGAATGGGTTTCGGAAAGCATTGGGGCGGACCGGAATTGACCTCGATCGAACAGACCGAGGTGATCGAGGCGCTGGCCTACGGCGACGCCTCGGCGGGCTGGTGCGCCATGATCGGTTCCGACACCGGCCTGTACGCCAACTTCCTCGCCGAACCCGTTGCGCGCGAGATGTTCCCGAGCCTGGACATGGCGACGGCGGGCCTGCTGTTCCCGGTCGGGCGCGCCGAGATCGTGCCGGGCGGGTACCGGCTCACCGGCCGCTGGCAGTTCGGCAGCGGCATCACCCACGCCGACTGGGTGGTGTCGGGCGCGTTCCTCTACCGCGACGGCAAGCCCGAACCCGGCGCGGACGGCGACCCACACGACTCGCGGCTGATGATGGTGCCGCGGGCCGAGGTCGAGGTGATCGACACCTGGCACACCACCGGCCTGTCCGGCAGCGGCAGTTGCGATTACACCATCACCGACGTGTTCGTGCCCGAGGAGCACACGCTGGTGTTCTCGACGGTGCACGGCCCCACCGGCCCGCTGGCGCAGCCGGAGGTGCACATGCGCAATATGCCGGGTGTCCCGCTCGGCGTGGCACGCGCCGCCCTGGATCACGTGCGCGCGGAGTCGGCCGCCCGGGCCGACGACTACCGCCTACAGGTCACCCTGGCCGACTGCGAGGCCGACCTGCACGCCACCCGCGCCGGGGTGTACACCGCGATGCGCCGGGAGTGGGAGGTGCTGTCCGGCGGCGGCACGCTCGACGATCTCACCCCGGAAGAGCGTGCCGCGCTTCCCCTTTCGCGCCTGCACGCGTTCCGCACCGCGCGCTCGATCGTGCAGCGCCTCTACGATCTGCGCCAGACCGCGGCCATCTACCGGCCGAACCCGCTGGACCGCTGGCTGCGCGACACGACGACGATGTGCCAGCACGTCGTCGCCCAGGACCGCATCCTCCAGTCCGCGGGCGCCCATTTGACCGGCGGCACACCGAGTTTCAGACTATGCCTGGGAATTACCGGCTAG
- a CDS encoding saccharopine dehydrogenase NADP-binding domain-containing protein has translation MQVVVYGASGHTGRFIIRELRERGWDVVVSGRDADRLAALDGEARPAAADDPAALDRALAGAAAVVNAAGPFARTAHPLIEAALRAGIHYVDVAAEVEVADEVTRRYQERAQAAGVTIAPSVAFYGGLGDLLASAALGDLPAADEIHLAYALTSWKPTMGTRRTSDTSRGRREGKRLVYDGRKLVLRTDSEPISRWDFPEPFGTQEVVGEFTTADSVTIPHHLKTAALHTYMTTAPLADLSDPDLSPPPAVDDRGRSAQRFLVEVVVRSGATERRARAGGQDIYAVTAPIVAAALHRIVTTPTTGVLTAGQIPTPRALLTDLHPSHLEQLELPD, from the coding sequence ATGCAGGTCGTGGTGTACGGCGCGTCCGGGCATACCGGGCGGTTCATCATCCGGGAGCTTCGCGAAAGAGGCTGGGACGTCGTGGTTTCCGGCCGGGACGCCGACCGGCTGGCCGCGCTGGACGGTGAGGCGCGCCCGGCGGCGGCCGACGATCCCGCGGCGCTGGATCGGGCGCTGGCGGGGGCGGCGGCCGTGGTGAACGCCGCGGGCCCGTTCGCGCGCACCGCCCACCCGCTGATCGAGGCCGCCCTGCGCGCGGGCATCCACTACGTCGATGTCGCCGCCGAGGTGGAGGTGGCCGACGAGGTGACGCGCCGCTACCAGGAGCGGGCGCAGGCCGCGGGCGTCACCATCGCCCCCTCGGTCGCGTTCTACGGCGGCCTGGGCGATCTGCTCGCCTCGGCCGCCCTCGGCGACCTGCCCGCCGCCGACGAGATCCACCTGGCCTACGCGCTCACCAGCTGGAAGCCGACCATGGGCACCCGGCGCACCTCCGACACCTCCCGGGGCCGCCGCGAGGGCAAGCGCCTGGTGTACGACGGCCGAAAGCTGGTGCTGCGCACCGATTCCGAGCCGATCTCCCGCTGGGACTTCCCGGAACCGTTCGGAACCCAGGAGGTGGTAGGCGAATTCACCACCGCCGACAGCGTCACCATCCCGCACCACCTGAAAACCGCCGCCCTGCACACCTATATGACCACCGCCCCCCTGGCCGACCTCTCCGACCCCGACCTCTCCCCACCCCCGGCCGTGGATGACCGCGGCCGCTCGGCCCAGCGCTTCCTGGTCGAAGTCGTCGTCCGCTCCGGCGCCACCGAACGCCGCGCCCGAGCCGGAGGCCAAGACATCTACGCCGTCACGGCCCCCATCGTCGCCGCGGCCCTGCACCGCATCGTCACCACCCCCACCACCGGCGTTCTGACCGCAGGCCAGATCCCCACCCCCCGCGCCCTGCTCACCGACCTGCACCCATCCCACCTCGAGCAGCTGGAACTGCCGGACTGA
- a CDS encoding ABC-F family ATP-binding cassette domain-containing protein has translation MSITTVSISDLTFAWPDGTPVFDGLDAVLGPGHVGLVGSNGAGKSTLLRLVTGELHPVRGSITVAGRLGYLRQDLGLATGQRVDAVLGIAEVRDALHRIESGAGTEADFEIVGSRWDVEEHAVALLGRLGLHYLADDVAQLDRRLDTLSGGETVLLGLVAELLREPDVLLLDEPTNNLDSVARQRLYEVVGQFTGTVLTVSHDRELLDRVGTVAELRQGEIRLFGGNFADYEAIVEAEQEAARAAVRDARSDVRKQARELVEARIKLDRRKRYGQKMWDQKREPKIVMAERKRQAQVSAGKLRNNHIAKVEQARDHLDRAQELLRDDREIRVELPGTRLYPGQDVIDLTEVTLANGPVVSLKVTGPERIALTGRNGVGKTTLLRRIAAEPPKVPWRMLPQRLDVFDEGRSVFDNVAAATPHASAEQVRAQLARFLFRGADADVAAGALSGGERLRAALAMLLLSDPAPRLVLLDEPTNNLDLPSLRHLTEALAGFEGALIVVSHDPRFLDEIGVTRRVELTAEGLVEDPTG, from the coding sequence ATGTCAATTACGACTGTTTCCATTTCGGATCTCACCTTCGCCTGGCCCGACGGCACACCCGTCTTCGACGGGCTCGACGCCGTGCTCGGACCCGGCCACGTCGGCCTGGTCGGCAGCAATGGCGCCGGAAAGTCCACGCTGCTGCGGCTCGTCACCGGCGAGCTGCACCCGGTGCGCGGATCCATCACCGTGGCGGGGCGGCTCGGCTACCTGCGCCAGGACCTCGGGCTGGCCACCGGACAGCGGGTGGACGCCGTGCTCGGCATCGCCGAGGTGCGAGATGCCCTGCACCGCATCGAATCCGGGGCGGGCACGGAGGCGGACTTCGAGATCGTCGGCAGCCGTTGGGATGTCGAGGAACACGCCGTGGCGCTGCTCGGCAGGCTCGGGTTGCACTACCTGGCCGACGATGTGGCGCAACTGGATCGGCGCCTGGACACCCTGTCCGGCGGCGAGACCGTGCTGCTCGGCCTGGTCGCCGAGCTGCTGCGCGAACCCGACGTGCTGCTGCTCGACGAACCCACCAACAACCTGGATTCGGTTGCCCGCCAACGCCTCTACGAGGTGGTGGGGCAGTTCACCGGTACCGTGCTGACCGTCAGCCACGACCGGGAACTGCTGGACCGCGTCGGCACCGTCGCGGAGCTGCGGCAGGGCGAGATCCGGTTGTTCGGCGGTAATTTCGCCGACTACGAGGCGATCGTCGAGGCCGAGCAGGAGGCCGCCCGCGCCGCCGTCCGCGACGCCCGCAGCGATGTCCGCAAACAGGCCCGCGAACTGGTGGAGGCCCGCATCAAACTCGACCGCCGCAAGCGGTACGGGCAGAAGATGTGGGACCAGAAGCGGGAGCCGAAAATCGTGATGGCCGAACGCAAACGGCAGGCACAGGTGTCGGCGGGCAAGCTGCGCAACAACCACATCGCCAAGGTGGAACAGGCCAGGGATCACCTGGACCGGGCGCAGGAACTGCTGCGCGACGACCGGGAGATCCGGGTCGAATTGCCCGGCACCCGGCTGTATCCGGGGCAGGACGTGATCGACCTGACGGAGGTGACGCTGGCCAACGGGCCCGTCGTCAGCCTGAAGGTGACCGGGCCGGAACGGATCGCGCTGACCGGCCGCAATGGCGTGGGCAAGACCACGCTGCTGCGGCGCATCGCGGCCGAACCGCCGAAGGTGCCGTGGCGGATGCTGCCGCAGCGGCTCGACGTGTTCGACGAGGGGCGTTCGGTGTTCGACAATGTCGCCGCCGCCACCCCGCACGCCTCCGCCGAACAGGTGCGAGCCCAGTTGGCGCGCTTCCTGTTTCGCGGCGCCGACGCCGATGTGGCGGCGGGCGCGCTGTCCGGCGGCGAACGGCTGCGCGCCGCGCTGGCGATGCTGCTGCTGTCGGACCCGGCCCCGCGGCTGGTGCTGCTCGACGAGCCCACCAACAACCTCGACCTGCCCAGCCTGCGCCACCTCACCGAGGCGCTGGCCGGGTTCGAGGGCGCGCTGATCGTGGTCAGCCACGACCCGCGCTTCCTCGACGAGATCGGGGTGACGCGGCGGGTGGAACTCACCGCGGAAGGATTGGTCGAGGACCCGACCGGGTAG
- a CDS encoding integrase catalytic domain-containing protein — MELTVGQRRAVTRAIATRYRRADKAGKGRILDELCAMTGWHRNHARKALAQAGKPRVVTPRPPRPPKYGPDVVAGLVFCWAVLGMPAGKRLAPVLGELVMTLRRFGELEIGDGAADLLAGMSAATIDRRLAPERKRRELKGRSHTKPGSLLKSQIPVRTWADWDDAVPGFVEIDLVGHDGGNVLGQHAFTLTVTDIATGWTENRSVANKAQKWVLAALEEIAAAMPFPILGVDSDNGSEFINHNLLTWCEKRQLTFTRSRPGRSNDGSYVEQKNWAVVRTIVGYHRYDTEPELVLLNRIWVQQSLLTNYFYPQQKLVSKVRTGAKVSKRYDTAATPHRRAEAAPTVTRAAKTRMSKTHTETNPAAVQRHIQALTTELLALVIGKAMPTHHRTLAQNTAARAFSAAATNRRMRAS, encoded by the coding sequence ATGGAGCTGACCGTGGGTCAACGTAGGGCGGTGACGAGGGCGATCGCGACGCGGTATCGGCGGGCGGACAAGGCCGGTAAGGGTCGTATTCTCGACGAGTTGTGCGCGATGACGGGCTGGCATCGCAATCATGCGCGAAAAGCGTTGGCGCAGGCGGGGAAACCGAGAGTGGTCACCCCGCGCCCGCCGCGGCCGCCGAAGTACGGGCCCGATGTTGTTGCGGGTCTTGTGTTTTGCTGGGCGGTGCTGGGTATGCCGGCGGGGAAGCGGTTGGCGCCGGTGCTGGGTGAGCTGGTGATGACGTTGCGGCGGTTCGGGGAACTCGAAATCGGTGACGGGGCAGCGGATTTGCTGGCTGGGATGTCGGCGGCCACGATCGACCGCAGGCTGGCGCCGGAGCGCAAACGCCGGGAGCTCAAGGGGCGTTCGCATACCAAGCCGGGGTCGTTGCTGAAGTCGCAGATCCCGGTGCGCACGTGGGCGGACTGGGACGACGCGGTGCCGGGGTTCGTGGAGATCGACCTGGTCGGTCACGACGGCGGAAATGTGTTGGGACAGCATGCGTTCACGCTCACTGTCACCGATATCGCTACCGGGTGGACCGAGAACCGCAGCGTGGCCAACAAGGCCCAGAAATGGGTGCTCGCCGCGTTGGAGGAGATCGCGGCGGCGATGCCGTTCCCGATCCTGGGTGTCGATTCCGACAACGGCAGCGAGTTCATCAACCACAACCTGCTGACCTGGTGTGAGAAACGGCAGCTGACCTTCACCCGGTCGCGGCCGGGCCGCAGCAACGACGGCTCCTACGTCGAGCAGAAGAACTGGGCGGTGGTGCGCACCATCGTCGGTTATCACCGCTACGACACCGAGCCGGAGTTGGTGCTGCTCAACAGGATCTGGGTACAGCAGTCGCTGCTGACCAACTACTTCTACCCGCAGCAGAAACTCGTGTCCAAGGTCCGCACCGGCGCGAAGGTGTCCAAGAGATACGACACCGCGGCCACCCCGCACCGGCGCGCCGAGGCCGCACCGACGGTCACTCGCGCCGCCAAGACCCGAATGAGCAAGACCCACACCGAGACCAACCCGGCTGCGGTGCAGCGCCACATCCAGGCGTTGACCACCGAGCTACTCGCCCTGGTCATCGGCAAGGCCATGCCGACCCACCATCGCACCCTCGCCCAGAACACCGCTGCGCGCGCATTCTCGGCTGCGGCAACGAACCGGCGGATGCGCGCATCTTGA
- a CDS encoding adenine phosphoribosyltransferase, whose protein sequence is MSKHGIVETEQSAGERMARAAEAVRRLTRWHDDFPSPGVRFADLTPVFANAEGFHAVIDCLGSCAPDADLVAGVDARGFLLGAGVAAVLGTGVVAVRKAGKLPPPVLSREYTLEYGSAALEIPADGVDLAGRRVLLLDDVLATGGTLAAAAELFRSAGAEVVAAAVVLELDFLGGRARQGDYPLTSIVRQ, encoded by the coding sequence ATGAGTAAGCATGGAATCGTGGAAACGGAGCAGTCGGCGGGGGAGCGGATGGCGCGGGCGGCCGAGGCGGTGCGGCGGCTGACCCGCTGGCACGACGACTTCCCCAGCCCCGGGGTGCGATTCGCCGATCTGACGCCCGTCTTCGCGAACGCCGAGGGCTTCCACGCGGTCATCGATTGCCTCGGCTCCTGCGCGCCCGACGCCGATCTGGTGGCGGGCGTGGATGCGCGCGGATTCCTGCTGGGCGCGGGCGTGGCGGCGGTGCTCGGCACCGGCGTGGTGGCCGTGCGCAAGGCGGGCAAGCTGCCCCCGCCCGTGCTGTCGCGCGAATACACCCTCGAATACGGCTCGGCCGCACTGGAAATCCCCGCCGACGGCGTCGATCTGGCCGGGCGGCGGGTGCTGCTGCTCGACGACGTGCTCGCCACCGGCGGCACCCTGGCCGCGGCCGCGGAACTGTTCCGATCGGCGGGCGCCGAGGTGGTCGCCGCCGCGGTGGTCCTGGAGCTCGATTTCCTCGGCGGCCGTGCGCGACAGGGGGACTACCCGCTGACCTCGATCGTTCGGCAATAA